A region of the bacterium genome:
CCAGCTGTTGGACATAGTGCCTGGCAGAACGGCTGAAAACGCCGCCTCGTGGTTCCGGTCGCAACCGGCAGGATGGCGCGATGAGATTAGGTGGGCGGTGTTGGACATGTCAGGCCCCTATCGGACCGCCTATGACCGGGTGTTGCCGAACGCTTCGCAAGTGGCAGACCCGTTCCATGTGATCCAGTTGGCGAACCAGCGTCTCGACGAAGTCCGGCGCCGGGTTCAGAACGAGACCTTGGGACATCGAGGACGCAAGAATGATCCGCTTCGGATCCGGCGCCTCCTGACATCTGCTTCCGAACGTATCAGCGAAGGCGGCCGAACCCGCCTCCGTGGCCTCCTGGACGCCGGCGACCCCCACCGAGAAGTCCGAACAGCCTGGCACGCCAAGGAAACCGTCCGAGCCATCTACGACATAGACAGCACCGTCACCGCGCTCTCCTACACCCTCCAACTCGCAGACGACCTCCAAGACCAGTCCTGCCCACCGGAGATCAACCGGCTCGGACGAACCATCGCCCACTGGACCCCCCAGATCGTCAACTGGCACATCTCCCGGGTGACCAACGGACCCACCGAAGCCCTCAACAAACGAACAGCCTTCGGGTTCCGCAACTTCGCCAACTACCGAATACGCGCACTCCTATACGCCGGGAAACCCAACTGGAACCTACTGGCCACCCTCACTCCCCACTGAAATCCGATGAGCCCCTTTTCGTTCATTCGGACGAGGTGGAGCAGGCGTGGAGGCTCTAGACGCCGTTACCCGAAGCGGGTCTACGCCCTGTTTCTACCGGGCGGTATCGTGGGGTCCCCGGGAGGCCGACACCCTGTTGTCGCGCCATGACAATGGTTGGCGGGTACGCCTCTTACCGGTGGCGATCCGGGGTAGCGTGCCGGGGGTGGCCGCTCGATCGGGGTTCGAGGCTGTCGCGGTCGCCTAGGTAGAGGAGGTCACCTCTGACTTCCAATCGCTTGCGCTCATCTAGTTTCGGTAAGAAGGCGTCGACTATTTCAAAAGGAATCGGAATAAACGTGCGATTTCTTGTAAGAATAGTCGAAGTTATACAGGGACCACCGCCAGCGGTCTCTCCAACAAGGCCCGGACAAAGGATGTCGTAGTAGAAACCAAAGCGCCCCGAGTGGTGTTGGAAGACAAATACGACCTTCCTTCCTCCCCAGACTACCTCTGTTGAATGTGGTTGTAGAAAGAAGTCACCTCTTTGGCGTTGTACTCGGTCGCTCAGCGCTAGAAAACAGGCATATCCATTCAGCGCTGATGGAATGTCGCTCGTCAGGATCAGTGCATTAGTCTCCTCGCTCCTGCGGTCGATTGCGGGTCTTGGGGCAAACGGCTCGGGAACTGCGTCCTCATCAGGCTCATCGTCGATCGCTCCCACAACTGACGAGAGGGATTCGGTACCGGCAGGGCTCACCTCGACAACGGACCTTGTAGTGTTGGCGAGCTGTTTCGCTGCTTCTGCGAGTGTCAGTTCTCCAGCGCGAAGCTCCTTGAGGATCTCTTCAAGGTCCGCCTTGTCCTCCAGTTCGTACTCGAACCACTCTCGGTTTGAGCGGAGGTGCCGCAAGAATGCTTCCGCGCCTTGCCTCGTGCTGCTGGGCACCAGTTGGGATACTCGCTGGAAGATAGACGACCGAACGAAGTCCTTCACGAATGGCCCGAAGGCGTCATAGTCCTCGCGATAGAGAGCTAACAGCGGGGCAACGCTGGTGGAATTGGCGTCCAAGTGTATGACGGGGGGTACCCCCGTATCGTCGACGAGCAGGGCTAGACCCCCCGAGATCGAGCCGAATCGAATCTCTGCCCCGAGAAAGTAGTCCTCCTCGAGGATCCTGGTAATCCGAGTCGCGAGAGCTGAGTGGGCGAAGCCCTGGCTTGCTAGTGGCAGTTCTTCTGTGACCCGAGGTGCGATGTCGACTTCCTGAACCCCCCCCGCTACGAGATAGCCGTGCTCGCAGTCGCGTCGCGGTGCTCTCCGCGAGAGTACGACTAGCGGTTCGTCTTCGCTTGCGTATTGTTGGATCACCGACTCCCGGCGACCCCCGTAGTAGCGGAGCCCCACATGGTTGACCACCGACTCAAGGGACTGAGGCTGGCCAGCGGGGCGAGGCTTCACCTCTAACGGTCCGCAGAGTTCGAACTGGTTCGTGGCTGCGATCCAGCGGAGGAAGCAGTCGTTCTCAAAAGACTCCGTATGCTGGGCTGCGATTGGAGAGACTACGTTGTCGAGGGCCGAGAGGACTTGATGCAGCAACTGACTTGAGGAAGCGTCGAGTGCTTCACGGCCTGCCGTGGGACTGAAGAAGGGAAGGTCCATGACTCCCCCCCAGCGGTACCTAGACGGCGCCGCGACGGTAGCAAGGCCGAAACCTGAACGCAGTGTGCGAATTGCGTTTTTCTCCTGCAAGAGAACAATCGAGCCGGGCCGCCCGATCCCGGCAACCGTCTTGATGTTGTCGAGAACGATGCGGAGTTCCCCCGACGCCATGCCGATGACTTCCAAGTCTCCCTCAAGGACTCCAGGAATCGACATGCCTTGGCGGTGTTCTACCCAGGCATGCCTCTCCGACGGGAGCATCTCTCTGTGACTAGATCCACTGATATTTTCCCCGTTGAAGAAAACTGGAATGCCCACGAATTCGACAAAGTCGCGGAGGTACTGGCGAGCGTCTTGGTCGGATACGCGACTGTCATCAGCCAGGCGGGCCTTTACGGTGGTGCCCGGAAGGCCGGTCGGCTCGATCGGTGTGACTGAGATACCCTCGGTCTCAGTCGACAAGTCTGCTCTACGTACTGAAGATAGAGTACGCTCACCCGTAACTGCCGACTCGCTTTCAACTGAGAGTTCGTCAGCGACACCGAAATTCGCGAGTGCTCCAATACCAAAGGTACCTACGACACCCGCGGCGCGGGCAGCGTCGGTGTTCTTGCTACTCTTCCCAGCGTGCCAGAAGTTGGTTTCTAGCTCTTCCAACGTCATTCCAATCCCGTTGTCGATGACCGCGATCCAATCATCGCTTACCATCACCTGAATCACAGGCGAGAAGTCGTCCGAGAGGGCTTCGCGCATGCGAATCGCGTCGAATGCATTCTGTGTGTTTTCGCGCAGGAGCGCGAGCGGCGACTGGTAGATCTTGTCCGCCAGAAGTGTAAGTATCCGCGAGAACTCGACCTTCAGGGCTATCTTCCTAGCAGGCGGAATCATGGAACATCCTCCTGGCGGCGATGACGGCGGCCAGCTCCCTCTGCCCGGCCGGATCGATTAGCGGCAATGCGGCATCGAGGAGCGCTGCCGCATCCTCGAATCGTTCCGCTTCGAGAAGCAGGGAGATGGCCTTGGTAGCTTCGTCCGGGGTCTCTGGAGCACACAAAAGCTCAAGAAGGTCCTCGTCGCACCCAAGACCCTCGAGAGCCTTGATCGTGATCTGGCGTCTCGCCCGGGACGAGATGTCAGGGACATCACGGATGAGCACCAGCGCCCTTTCGAACTGCTCAAGCCTTACGGCAGTCATTGCTTCATCAAGCAGTTGTGTGGTCGTGGGAGCCCTTGGGCGTTCGGGCGAGGGTGGGAGATCGAGTTTGATGAATGCGTTACCGCCAAAGTCGCTCCGAGGCATGCCCGAAAACACACCCCCAGACGACATTTCTCGCACATAAACCGTTAGCGACACGTCGTCAGGATCGATAACAACGATATTGAACTGACGGCGCTCTCCAGCCGGGAGTTGGTCATCCCCTACTGCCAGAGACCCGGCGCTCACCACAACCATCGAAGTCAGGTGAGGAAGACGCAGTTCATACGGTGCCGCATCAGGGTAGTGTTGATGCCCGTGCAGCCCGACGGTGAACCCGAAGTCGATTAGTTTGTGAATGACCCGCTGATCCATGTAGTCGCGGGCCCGAGGCCCGCCTAGGAGGCTATGGTGCCAGACCGCGACCGCGATGGGCGCGCTCGAACTATCGAGCAGCTTCTGCGACGAGGCCAGCGCCGCTGGGTCGATGTCGCCGATGTGACAAAAGCAATCGTTCCCATACCAAGATGCGAAACCCACCACTACTAAGCCCATAGAAGGATACTCAGCAAAGACAAGGTCGGCATCGCCTCGTCCAAGTGGATTCGGATTGAGCCCTGCGTAGAACTCAGCCCGGAACTGGCGAAAGTGGTCATAGCGAGACTCATAGAGGGTGCCGTCGTTGATCTCATACGCGCGCTGGTCAAGCCAGTTCCAACGGACTCCAGAGTCAGCGCGCAGGGCCTCAACGACAATTCCCTCCGGGCAGTCTGGAAGCGGCTTCATCGCCTTACGTGAGCGGCTCCAGTCAACGTCGTGATTGCCGGGAACGATGACTACGCGCGACCGGTCGGAATCGACGAACTCGGTCGCGAGCCCGGACAGGAAGTCCCCAGCTTCTTCATACTGAGCCCTGATCTCATCGTCTGGGCTTCGGGCTCCGGCAGGTACTCCTTGAATCAGATCGCCACTAACGACGATCAGATCCGGGCACGGTATGCCATCTGATCTCCAACGCTTGGCATCACTAGAAATGGCTGCCAGCAACTCGTCGTTGCGCACGCGGGGCTCGGCCGTCCTATGCAAGTCGGAGATGTGAAGCAAGACAGGCACGGTAGGACTTTAGCGGTTCATCGGTTTTTCAGTGGGGAGTGACCGTGGCCAATAGGTCCTAGTTGGGTTTTCCGGCGTAGAGGAGAGATCGGACGTGGTCGCCGCGGTCCAGCAACGTGACCGCGGCGGGCACGGTTTTGCACGCCCCCAGGGTCGAGCCGCTCGTGCTGATCATGTCGTATATCGGCATCGTCTCGGGTGTTTTGTAGGCGCAGCCCGTGGCTGCGGTCGGGTGGGTCTGGTTGTGGGCTTTCGACTTCGATGTGTCCGCAGTGCCATCCGGCTTGGGAGCAGCGTGAACTGCCCCGGGTTTGCCGGAGAGCGTCAAAAACCCGGAACGGTTCAGTAGCTCTGGCCTTTGAGAACGATGACGTCGGCGTAGCGGACCAGGCGGTAGCCCCCTAACCCCACGGCGTCGTCGAGGCATGGTCGTGGCGGGATGTGTGGCCGCTGGCCGACAGATGATGGACTCCGGCGAGATGGATCCGCTGTCGGAACGACTTTTGACAGCGACTCCGGCTGAGCCTCGGTGTTGGGTGGCGGTGGTCACGCTGCGGGGGACAGGCTGTCGATCCAGTCGTAGATGTCTTGTTCCCGCCAGCCCACCGCTCGGGTGCGTTCCCCGCCCAAACGGATCGGTGGAGGGAACGACCCGTCCCGCTCCCGACGCCAGATCGTGGTTCTGCTCAACCCGGTGATCTCCAATACTTCGGGCAGTCTCACCACCCGCCCACCCCCCGGAGGCGACAGCGAGCGTCGAAGGCTCACACCCCGCTTGTTGTGAATCTGGTTTCTCATCCGCATTCCCCTTTCTCCTCCACATTGCCAGAATCCCCAGCCAGCCCTCCAATGCGGGGTCTCCCATCCGATACGGAAACGGTCATGGCCCTGTTGTCGCAACCGAACATACCCAAAGTGACCCGGAACCCGGTCGCGCATCCACCCCCCAGGGGTCGCGCTCATGCGCGACCGGTCGCGCATCCGGTCGCGCATCCCTCCGACCTGGGGTTTGCTGGCACCTCGATGGGGCAGACGTCCTAGGCTCCGACAGTAGGGGGGTCGGGGCGAGCCGGCCAGTTACGGGCCCCGGTTGTTGTGAGGGACATCTGTGCGGGCCACACGCCCCTGAGGGGTACACACATCCCCGCCGACGTTGAGCGGCACGCGCCCAGGGAGAACGGCCTGGCCGGACGGTGCGGAAGCCAGTCACCGGGGGATAACCCGGACCCCGACGGTGCTAGGAGCTCGTCTAGCAGGGGTTTCTTCGGCAATCCCCCCGAGAAGGCCGACGCAGCAGTGCGAGTAGAGGAAGACAGCGAAAAGGAGGTGTCTGGCGGGCTGGTCGGGCCTGGAGGGATCGGACGGACGGACAGCACCCCGGGGGGAACACGAACGGGGAACGGGGAACGGGAGGATGGGGATGGGGACGTATGTCCCGATGGGTGGGGGACATACGTCCCCGCAGGGGGCGGCGAATGTGGTTGAAAGACGAAGCCAAGTTTTCATTAAAATGAGGACACATGTCCTCATCGGTGGAGGACATGTGTCCTGGCAGGGTGAAGTGGCCTGTTAAGACCGGTTACGCAACAGGTTGGAGATCGACGACTGGGAGCGGCCTACCAGTTTGGCTATCTCAGCCTGGCTGAATTGGTCTATGCGGTAGAGAGCTACCACTGCTTGGCGGTAGGACTCCCGTGCCCGGGCCCATTCTGTGTGGGCAGCCTCGAGCTGTTCGGCGGCGTCGATCGCGGCAAGCATGCGGAAGGTTTCGGCATTCTGCCGTGCCCGGGCCTCATCCCTGTTCTTGCTCATCTACCACCCCCCTGATAGCCAGCCTTACCAGCCCCCCAATATGGGGTTCGGCATTTTAATGAAAACTTGGCTTCGTCTTTCAACCACATTCGCCGCCCCCTGCGGGGACGTATGTCCCCCACCCATCGGGACATACGTCCCCATCCCCATCCTCCCGTTCCCCGTTCCCCGTTCGTGCCCCCCCGGGGTGCTGTCCGTCCGTCCGATTGCTCCAGTTTCTCCCGCCAGCTATCCACACGCACAGCCTTTCGCTGTCCTCTCCTTGCTTACACCCCCATGTCCTCCTCGACTAGGCGCCGGCAACCCCGGGTAGACGGACTCTGAGCGTCCCCCCGGTTCGGGCCATCCGCCGGCCAGCGCGCCTACCTCACCGCCTGGCCAGGGCCTTCTCCTCCGCTGATATCACCCGGCCAGGCGCGTGCTACCCCAACGACGGCGGGGACGTGTGTCCCCTGAGTGGGTGTGTGGCCCGCACAGATGTCCCCCCACAGCAACGGGCCCGTAGTTCGCTGCTTGTTGCGGGGTCTCTCTGTTGCTGCCTGGGCCTTGCGTCCAATGTGGCGGCTGCGAAGGCGCAGGTCGGAGGGATGCGCGACCGGATCCGCGACCGGTCGCGGTTGAGCGCGACCGCTGGGGGGTGGATGCGCGACCGGGTTGGGGGTCATCTTGGGTATGTTCGATGACAACTGGCTCCGGCGACGGTCCCATTCGGGTTGGGGGACGACACGTCGGGTTGGCATGGGACTTGCGGTGATGGGCAGAAGGCGAGGGGCGGATTGGGAACCGGACCTATGCCCGGCCAGCTGGGTGTGAGCTGTTGGGGGTCGGTGATGCGCTTTCGGGGAGTGGGCGGGTGGTGGGACTGCCCGCAGTCAATAGAGATCACCGGGTTGAGCAGAGAGCCACGATCTGGTGTCAGGGTGCGGGACGGGTCGTTCCCTCCGGCTATTCGCTTGGGCGGTCAGGGTTTGTGCAGGATGGTGGTGTCTTATCGGTTATGATAAGAGGGATGAGTCAGGTGAGCGGTGAGATCAGCCCTACGTTGCGGCGGGTGCTGTATTCGGCGGCGCGTCTGCAGTCTGTGGTTCCCGATGCCGTGCTGGTGGGAGGATCGGCCGCGGCGCTGTATGCCGGTCATCGTCACTCTGTGGACCATGACCATGTTCTGGCTGATCTCGTTGACCGCTACGAGGCGGTGCTGGAGGCGGTGGAAGCGACCGAGGGGTGGGCTACGTCGGTGCGTGCTTCCAAGCCGCCGTTCACGATCATGGGAAGCCTTCATGGTGTCGAGGCGGGGCTCCGCCAGTTGCGCCGGCGCAGGCCGCTGGAGACCGTGGAGGTGTCCGTCGGTCCCGACGCTGTGGTGGTGGCACCGACGGCGGCGGAGGCGCTGCGGGTGAAGGCATTTTTGGTGGTGCAGCGCAGTGTGGTGCGCGACTTCATAGACGTAGTCGCTCTTGCCGACCACATGGGTGCCGACGCGGCCCAGGGCGCGTTGTCGGGTATCGACGACTATTACCTCGACCGCTCCGAAGACCCGGGGTCGGTGCTGACCTCGCTGGTGGTCGCGCTGGCCGAGCCGTCACCGCGCGACGCCGACGTGATCAACGAACTGTCCCGCTACAAGGGCCTCGACCCGCGCTGGCACCGCTGGTCCGATGTGGTGGAGGCCTCCCAGGCACTCGCCCTGCGATTGAGCGGCGCCGCATGAGCGGCCTGTCGTTCCGCAATGTCGACGCCCACCCATCCGACGACGTCAGGACCTGGCCCTACGAGGCGCTCGTGACCGCGATAGACCGCGGACTGGTCCCCGACTGGCAGCCCATCTTCGCGGAGATCCGGCGATCGCCGTGGGGTACGGTGGCCCGACGCGTCGAGCGCTACCTCAGCTACCGCAACCCCGACGGAACAAGCACGCTCTTCGCGTTGGCGATACGGCGCGCCCGCACCGAGACCGAACGCGACGACCGGGCAAAGGTAGCGGCCCGCGTCCGGGCCGCACTAGCGTCCGCGGGAACCACCCAGGCAGACTTCGCCACGTCGGTAGGCACCAGCCCGTCCCGGCTCAGCACCTACCTCAACGGCAAAGTCACCCCGTCGGCGGCGATGCTCATCCGCATCGAACGCACCGCAGCCAAACGCTAGCCAACCCATACCACAGACCACCAGGGAGTTGGAGTCGAAGCTACGCGAGGAAGTCGTCCTGCTATCGTCGGACCGTTCGCGTCGAACACCTGGAATGGAGGAGGCGATGAAACGATACACCCTGAGGATCATCTTGGTGGCGGTCTTGGCGGTTGTGATCACATCGGCGGTGTTCCCGGCCACCGCAACCACCACCGCCGGTACGGTGCTGTACGGCGGCGAAGCGCTGATTATGGAGGCCGATTACGTAGGACTCACCTTTGACGGGGACATCCCGGAATCGCTCAACGGAGATGGTTACCTTTTCGTTATCGGCGGCCCCGGCGGGAATCCGATAGATGTTTGGGAAAACGATACAGGCCATCCAACTACAGCCCTATACGTCGGAGAATTAACACCGGCAGAATTGGTAGAGGTTCGAACCCTAGTAACTTCCTCACGCTCAGATTGGGGTTGCTCATTGCGCGCTAGTAGACCCGCTAAAGGAGCGAGAGGCTCATCTGGGCTTAGAGAAGTCATTTCGAACACCTCCCAACGCTGTTGGACAGTCCAAGGCAAGTGGGGCCAGCACGAGCATTATGGGATCCTTTGGAAGGGTAGCACAGAAAGAGATGTCTATGACTCGCCCTGGTATCGCACACCCAGCAGGATCTTCGGGTATTTGTCTTCCGTTTGTATACCCTCACATCACTGGCTCAACCGTTGGGATACTTCGGCAGATGGGATGATTAGAGTCGGGGACAATAGCAGTGACTACTCTGAGTTCAGAGTGGGGCCTAAACTATCCTCGGTAGTACGTCTCGATTGTGAATAGGTCAACATCATCATGAGCTGGCAAACGCTGGCCAAGAATCTAGTCTTGTTGATGTCGATTTTGGTATTGCTAGCCGTCTTTCTCGTGGCCGTTCGCCATCTAGCTTTAGAGGCATACTTGAGAGATGTGAGATTTATAATGCTTGAGATACAGACACTGGAAACGCAGGTACATAACTTGAGTATGCGGATACGTGACCTTGACTATCAGCTATCCGCCCGGATCAGCGAACTAGAGGAACTGATACAGAGCCAAGGATAGACGAACGTAGAGGATGCTGAGCGTTTACAGCCATTTAGTTGATAATGTGGCGACGGGATTATCCGATCGGTGTGTCGAGGCGGCCCTTCCTCCAGGCCATGATGTATTCATGCACATCTACGAAGCGCTGATCGGCGCCTGCTGATCGCCCGGCCTGGCACCGAAGTGCCGTTCCTCTCCAGAGCTCTGAAGATGCCCCGCATCCGCCCAAGTCGCCCCTGGCCAGGCCAAGACAGCCAGATACGGGGAATGAGACCCCGTCGAGTTGCTGGCCAAGGTCATAGCCGAAGGCCTTTAGAGATCGTCAGCGAATTGGAGAGTGTGGTGACGGTGCTGGCTATGTTGCGCGCCGCTAAACAGGTGTGCTCTCGGGGGTGCTGTCGCGGTGGGTGTTCGTGAGCGTCATCTCGTACGGTGCGGCAGGTGACGGCAGTAACCCTGACCCTGAAGGATGGCGCGCTCAGCGGTCCCGCTACGAATGAGGCAGTGGGTCGCCCGGTGAGCGCTGCCGTCTGGCGCGTACCCTCTCAAGCGGCGCTGGCAGCTTTACCATCTCGCGACACCGGACGACCGGCGGAGGTCGAAGCTACTGAGACTTGGCTAGCATCGCACCATGAGGGCTCCGAGGAGAAGACGTCCCAGGAGGCGCGAGAAGTGTGTTCCGCCGGCCACCGACCTTGACGCCTTGGCAGAGCGCGTCAAGTACGTGGGAAGCCCCGAACACAAGGATGTGTTTACGTTTGTCGGTCTGCCCCGGCCTCGGGCTGACGCCTCGATCTGTCCGCGTGAGTACAGGGACCAGCGGATGATCGCAGGCTGGTTGCGTGATGCCATCCGTGCCGGTTCGATAGGCGCGCCGTGGGAAGGTGGCTTCCCTCGCTATGTCTGGCACAAGGAGAAGGACACAGTCTTTGAGGCTCGGCTCGTCAACAGGGGCGATGGCACCTACAAAGGGTACCCACTCCACGACCACGAGTGGCCCTTGCATATGGTGGCACGACGATGACGGCAATACAGTTCCTTGCGGACTGGCAGGACGGCAAAGGGATAAAGGGAGCCGAGCTGTCAGCGACTTTCGCATCGCTCCGCATTGACGTGAGAGACCAGCTGCTGACCTATGTCATCGACGACAGAGCACAGACGATAAGAAATTCTATCTTCGTTCCACTCTATCCGGTGGCCGAATGGTTGGTGACCAACTGGTGGTTTATCAAGTACGAGTCAGAGAATCCGAAGAAGAAGACAGATCCTGCGTTCAATCAGAGGCATTCATGGGGAGCCACTGATGGCTACGCGCTTCCTGACCTGACAATTACACCGTCGGGTTCGCAGACACATCTCACATGGAGCCGAAGATCGGCTTCTCGGGCCAAGCTCGCATTCCTGAACGAGGGCCGCACGATTGTTGATCGCGAGCAGTTCATGCAGGACTGCGCGGACTTCATCGACAAAGTGACCAGCAGGCTCCTAGCGTGCGGCATCGAATCGACTCTCCTACAGGACGAATGGGCTGCCATTCAGACGACAGACGAAGACGAGTCAGAATTCTGCGCTCTGTCAGCAGGATTGGGCTGGGATCCGTACGACTTGGACGATGCAATGCAGAGCCATGTCGTCACGCTCGCCGATCAGCTCGGACCACTGAGTGCAGAAGCAGTCCCAGCAATCGACTCTTCCACGCCTCTCAAGGATTGCTCAGCAATACTTGAGACCATCAGGATCGC
Encoded here:
- a CDS encoding ISL3 family transposase, with product MKLECERRLAGSISEQAFDRPAGRHSLRIWYLSLVWKYTTGLLSRDRHVTRNETPSRRNAHLRSLDQVSVAQPPTLHRLGKRAIWSIVSRSLTLWQARNSATYRFRFLEAVGVDETLFWRQGRWRTKRGCTSVVDVGGRQLLDIVPGRTAENAASWFRSQPAGWRDEIRWAVLDMSGPYRTAYDRVLPNASQVADPFHVIQLANQRLDEVRRRVQNETLGHRGRKNDPLRIRRLLTSASERISEGGRTRLRGLLDAGDPHREVRTAWHAKETVRAIYDIDSTVTALSYTLQLADDLQDQSCPPEINRLGRTIAHWTPQIVNWHISRVTNGPTEALNKRTAFGFRNFANYRIRALLYAGKPNWNLLATLTPH
- a CDS encoding ATP-binding protein — encoded protein: MIPPARKIALKVEFSRILTLLADKIYQSPLALLRENTQNAFDAIRMREALSDDFSPVIQVMVSDDWIAVIDNGIGMTLEELETNFWHAGKSSKNTDAARAAGVVGTFGIGALANFGVADELSVESESAVTGERTLSSVRRADLSTETEGISVTPIEPTGLPGTTVKARLADDSRVSDQDARQYLRDFVEFVGIPVFFNGENISGSSHREMLPSERHAWVEHRQGMSIPGVLEGDLEVIGMASGELRIVLDNIKTVAGIGRPGSIVLLQEKNAIRTLRSGFGLATVAAPSRYRWGGVMDLPFFSPTAGREALDASSSQLLHQVLSALDNVVSPIAAQHTESFENDCFLRWIAATNQFELCGPLEVKPRPAGQPQSLESVVNHVGLRYYGGRRESVIQQYASEDEPLVVLSRRAPRRDCEHGYLVAGGVQEVDIAPRVTEELPLASQGFAHSALATRITRILEEDYFLGAEIRFGSISGGLALLVDDTGVPPVIHLDANSTSVAPLLALYREDYDAFGPFVKDFVRSSIFQRVSQLVPSSTRQGAEAFLRHLRSNREWFEYELEDKADLEEILKELRAGELTLAEAAKQLANTTRSVVEVSPAGTESLSSVVGAIDDEPDEDAVPEPFAPRPAIDRRSEETNALILTSDIPSALNGYACFLALSDRVQRQRGDFFLQPHSTEVVWGGRKVVFVFQHHSGRFGFYYDILCPGLVGETAGGGPCITSTILTRNRTFIPIPFEIVDAFLPKLDERKRLEVRGDLLYLGDRDSLEPRSSGHPRHATPDRHR
- a CDS encoding metallophosphoesterase, yielding MPVLLHISDLHRTAEPRVRNDELLAAISSDAKRWRSDGIPCPDLIVVSGDLIQGVPAGARSPDDEIRAQYEEAGDFLSGLATEFVDSDRSRVVIVPGNHDVDWSRSRKAMKPLPDCPEGIVVEALRADSGVRWNWLDQRAYEINDGTLYESRYDHFRQFRAEFYAGLNPNPLGRGDADLVFAEYPSMGLVVVGFASWYGNDCFCHIGDIDPAALASSQKLLDSSSAPIAVAVWHHSLLGGPRARDYMDQRVIHKLIDFGFTVGLHGHQHYPDAAPYELRLPHLTSMVVVSAGSLAVGDDQLPAGERRQFNIVVIDPDDVSLTVYVREMSSGGVFSGMPRSDFGGNAFIKLDLPPSPERPRAPTTTQLLDEAMTAVRLEQFERALVLIRDVPDISSRARRQITIKALEGLGCDEDLLELLCAPETPDEATKAISLLLEAERFEDAAALLDAALPLIDPAGQRELAAVIAARRMFHDSAC
- a CDS encoding AlpA family phage regulatory protein, giving the protein MRNQIHNKRGVSLRRSLSPPGGGRVVRLPEVLEITGLSRTTIWRRERDGSFPPPIRLGGERTRAVGWREQDIYDWIDSLSPAA
- a CDS encoding helix-turn-helix domain-containing protein, whose amino-acid sequence is MSKNRDEARARQNAETFRMLAAIDAAEQLEAAHTEWARARESYRQAVVALYRIDQFSQAEIAKLVGRSQSSISNLLRNRS
- a CDS encoding helix-turn-helix transcriptional regulator, whose product is MSGLSFRNVDAHPSDDVRTWPYEALVTAIDRGLVPDWQPIFAEIRRSPWGTVARRVERYLSYRNPDGTSTLFALAIRRARTETERDDRAKVAARVRAALASAGTTQADFATSVGTSPSRLSTYLNGKVTPSAAMLIRIERTAAKR